The DNA segment AGTATATATGGTACCGCAGAACAGTAATGAGGTCGTTGATAAAGTTGTGCTCATTCGCGAGGATTTGCGCCAAAAATACAATCTTGATCCGGTGAACAGCCCGGAGACATACGCGGCTTACCTGAAGACGATTGCTGTCAATGAAAAAGGTGTAGGTGCTTTTGGCGCCAAACCAGGCGACGGTTGGAAATGGCATGAACTGGACGAGGTGTTGCTTGAGCAGCAGAATAACTGGAAGGTCGTAGATCCAAATGTACCGTTCGCGTTCCAAATGGATGATCCGGCCGGAAACGTATTTAATGTTTACGATACGCCTGAATTTGCGGAATTGTTGAAATATTATAAAGATTTGGTGGATAACGGCGCATGGTCGAAAAATATCATTAGCTATAAAAACGACATATGGCAGGATATGAAAGCTGGCAAGATCGCCTCATATGCACATAATCTGGGTACGGTTGCAATCAATATGTCGGAAGCTCGCCGGGATAAGCCGGAGTATGAAATGGCAATCGCTGATTTAACACCGGACAAAATGAAATCCGCAGCGGTATCAACGCAAAATGGTATGGCGATTCATGCCACCTCCAAAAATCCGGAGCGTGCGCTTATGCTGATCGACCTGCTTCAGAATGATAAAGAAATTCATGATTTGACGATGTATGGCATTGTCGGCAAGCACTACGAGCCGGTAGGCGATGATCAATTTACGCCTGGGCCAAGCTCCACGAATTATACCGGCTTCTCGAACTGGGGATGGAACTCCCTACTGAACCGCACGGATACAACCTATCCGAAGGAAGCTGACGAGATGCTAAATCAGTGGCAGGAGAAGGTATACCATTACCCGCTAGAGACCTTCGTCTTTGATGACAGCCAGGTGAAGAATGAAGTATCAAACATTGGCAACGTCATGCTTCGTTATGCGATTCCGCTTGAATATGGTCTGATTCAGGATATCAAAAAAGGCCAGGCGGAGTTAATTAAGCAGCTGCAAGCAGCAGGCATTGACAAAGTAGGCGCCGAGATGCAAAGCCAAGTAGATGCATTCCTAGCAGCGCAGAAAGAGTAGATACAAGGCTGCCCCAGACGATTTGTTTGGGGCAGCTTTTTAAAACAGCTTTTTAAAATTACGCTAGATTTGGTCTTTGAATTTTTTGGGCGTCACCCCATAAGTCCGTCTGAACATGCGGATAAAATAGCTTGTCTCCATGCCGAGCTTTTCCGCAACGCTCTCCACTGTGATAGCGGGATTCTCCTGAAGCAGTTGGGTCGCTCTGCGCATTCGTAATTGCAAAATGTACTGCTGCGGTGTCATGCCGTAGCTGGATACGAACAAACGGTGAAAATGCTGAGGGGAATATCCGGCAGCTCGGGCCACATTCGTTAACAGTAGTCTCTCGTTATAATGATCATGAATTAGCTTTACAGCGGCTTGTAGGGCAGGCTGAGGGCTTCCCGAGGAAGTGACGCGTTTTAGGATTTTTTTATCGCTGGTTTGCCCTTCGAGCAGGGAGATTGTCATGCCGTAGATACGCTTGGAGGCTTCCCAATAAGCCTGTTCCCCGTTAAGGCTGATCAGCTGCCACAGTGATTCCAGTTGGCTCCAGAGCAGTTCAAAGTTGGGTACCTGCAGAACGGTTAGCACGAGTTGATTCATTTGCTCTAAAAGGGATTCTGCCGCCTTGCCGTCAAAGGCCACAAAGCCTAAATCCCAATTTTCCGTTGATTCATAAGGAAAGTAGGCATGTGGTTGATTAGCGGGCAGGATCAAGGCCGTACCGGGTGTCAAAAGCATATCGGCTTGATCAGGAATTCTGAAGATCCCTTGACCGCTTCTGGACAAAAACAGCTGATGCGCAGGATAGCCCTCGGGACGCTCTAGGTGTTTTTGTTCATGGCTGCCGACGCAGTAAACATAGAGAGGGAGTATTTCTTCCAAATTCGTGAATTCGGCTAGCAGAAAAGGCATCATCGTGAATAGGACCTCCAAAGTTAGAAAATAGCGTACTTGCTCATGTGGTTAATTTTGGGAATAGTATTCAATGTTAAGATAGGACGATTTTTAGATGGATATGTTCTATGATTATAAGCGGTTTTTGGTCTATTATCAAAGGTAGATAAGTGAATATGACGATTTATAAGGAGAGATACAGTGATGACGAAGAAATTTCCGCCAATTAGTAATAAACTTCCTGTCCTAATGCATGGGGCCGACTATAACCCGGATCAATGGCTGCATGATCCAAAGGTTCTGGAAGAGGATATTCGCATGATGAAGCTCGCAAATTGCAATGTGATGGCGCTGGGCATGTTTTCTTGGGCAGCTCTTGAGCCGACGGAAGGCGTATTTACGTTCGAATGGCTGGACAAGGTGCTGGATTCGTTTGCGGAGAACGGGATCTATGCCTGGCTATCCACTCCGAGCGGTGCGCGTCCGGCCTGGATGTCAGCGAAATATCCTGAGGTGCTTCGTGTGGAAGCGAATCGTGTCCGTAATTTGCACGGGATGAGGCATAACCACTGTTATACCTCGCCGGTCTATCGGGAGAAGACGGCAATTATTAATGGGAAATTGGCTGAACGTTACGGTAATCATCCGGCTGTTATCGGCTGGCATATCTCGAACGAGCTTGGCGGGGATTGCCATTGCGATTACTGTCAGGATGCATTCCGGGCATGGTTAAAGGAAAAATACGGTACGCTTGAGGCGCTTAATTTTGCATGGTGGACTTCCTTCTGGGCGCATACGTATACGGATTGGAGTCAAATTGAATCCCCTGCTCCTCACGGTGAGAATATGGTTCATGGCCAGAACTTGGATTGGCGCCGTTTCGTAACAGATCAAATGACGGATTTCTGCGATCACGAAATTAAATCTGTGAAGACGGCAAACCCTGACTTGCCTGCAACGACGAATATGCATATGACCGATGGGCTGGATTACCGGAAATTAGCTAAAATTCTCGACGTGATTTCCTGGGATGTGTATCCGACCTGGCATGATTATAACAATGATATTGAGCTGGGCGCTTCGGTCTCG comes from the Paenibacillus lentus genome and includes:
- a CDS encoding ABC transporter substrate-binding protein, coding for MLATLLGACGGDKNAAENGASNVDKGNGGVRSAEVTDEIDLSKEVKLKMLLVGGKPVDYEEVFGELNKLLKEKINATVEAEFLDWSDWTQKYPLKFAANEDFDLVYTANWAFYNDQAIRGGFLELTEDMLAKYTPKTWEALPKAAWEQAKVSGKVYMVPQNSNEVVDKVVLIREDLRQKYNLDPVNSPETYAAYLKTIAVNEKGVGAFGAKPGDGWKWHELDEVLLEQQNNWKVVDPNVPFAFQMDDPAGNVFNVYDTPEFAELLKYYKDLVDNGAWSKNIISYKNDIWQDMKAGKIASYAHNLGTVAINMSEARRDKPEYEMAIADLTPDKMKSAAVSTQNGMAIHATSKNPERALMLIDLLQNDKEIHDLTMYGIVGKHYEPVGDDQFTPGPSSTNYTGFSNWGWNSLLNRTDTTYPKEADEMLNQWQEKVYHYPLETFVFDDSQVKNEVSNIGNVMLRYAIPLEYGLIQDIKKGQAELIKQLQAAGIDKVGAEMQSQVDAFLAAQKE
- a CDS encoding AraC family transcriptional regulator, with the translated sequence MMPFLLAEFTNLEEILPLYVYCVGSHEQKHLERPEGYPAHQLFLSRSGQGIFRIPDQADMLLTPGTALILPANQPHAYFPYESTENWDLGFVAFDGKAAESLLEQMNQLVLTVLQVPNFELLWSQLESLWQLISLNGEQAYWEASKRIYGMTISLLEGQTSDKKILKRVTSSGSPQPALQAAVKLIHDHYNERLLLTNVARAAGYSPQHFHRLFVSSYGMTPQQYILQLRMRRATQLLQENPAITVESVAEKLGMETSYFIRMFRRTYGVTPKKFKDQI